Proteins from a genomic interval of Mycolicibacterium grossiae:
- a CDS encoding SDR family oxidoreductase: MSTTTVIAGAPLAGRTAVVTGASSGIGQATALRLAELGAAVAVAARRADRLEELAGRITAAGGTALPLALDVTDRDAVAAAAERVSANLGRPDLVFANAGVQLVSAIDELRTDDWQRQIDLNVSGVMNTIGAFVPHLVAAAADGGAADLVTTSSIAATRVLEKFSVYSGTKAYLSQLTRLLRVELGRKRVRVATVEPGMVDTELPDHVTDPDATKLMADLIAEIDVLRPADVAETVAFIASVPRHVNLTEVTILPTEQAI, from the coding sequence ATGTCCACGACCACCGTCATCGCCGGCGCGCCGCTGGCCGGCCGCACCGCCGTCGTCACCGGCGCCTCGAGCGGCATCGGGCAGGCGACCGCCCTGCGGCTCGCCGAACTCGGCGCCGCCGTCGCCGTGGCCGCACGGCGCGCGGACCGGCTCGAGGAGCTGGCCGGCCGCATCACCGCCGCGGGCGGCACGGCGCTGCCGCTCGCGCTCGACGTCACCGACCGTGACGCCGTCGCGGCGGCGGCCGAGCGGGTGTCCGCCAACCTCGGTCGCCCCGACCTGGTCTTCGCCAACGCCGGCGTCCAGCTCGTCTCCGCGATCGACGAGCTGCGGACCGACGACTGGCAGCGCCAGATCGACCTCAACGTCTCCGGGGTGATGAACACGATCGGCGCCTTCGTGCCGCACCTGGTGGCCGCTGCGGCCGACGGCGGCGCCGCCGACCTGGTCACCACGTCGTCGATCGCCGCCACCCGGGTGCTCGAGAAGTTCTCCGTGTACTCCGGGACCAAGGCCTACCTCAGCCAGCTCACCCGACTGCTGCGGGTCGAACTCGGGCGCAAGCGGGTGCGCGTCGCCACCGTCGAGCCCGGCATGGTCGACACCGAGCTGCCCGACCACGTCACCGACCCGGACGCGACCAAGCTCATGGCCGACCTCATCGCGGAGATCGACGTCCTGCGCCCGGCCGACGTCGCCGAGACCGTCGCGTTCATCGCATCGGTGCCGCGGCACGTGAACCTCACCGAAGTGACCATCCTGCCGACCGAGCAGGCCATCTGA